The following are encoded in a window of Pseudomonas sp. St316 genomic DNA:
- a CDS encoding alpha/beta hydrolase yields MRVFIFLAALFFGLPSMAASRCDINVATQRVDLDQVSLAYQSVGRASDPALLLVMGLGGQLIHWPDEVVVALCEQGFRVIRYDNRDVGLSTWRQAPGSANLTFEALRYKLGLPVAAPYSLTDMADDGLGLMDALQVQSFHVLGVSMGGMIAQHMAAMAPQRVESLTLIMTSSGAEGLPAPSAALVQLLSRRSAPNREAALQQQADLLAALGSPMVVDDRQALLHQAAVAYDRAFNPEGVKRQIMAIMAEPSRVALLNQLRVPTLVVHGTADPLLPVMHGVHLAAHIQGSQLKLIPGLAHRFQEAFKAPLLGAVLPYLQQHREDTSHWAQIEPVQAPNLL; encoded by the coding sequence ATGCGTGTATTCATTTTCCTGGCCGCGTTGTTTTTCGGCCTGCCGTCGATGGCGGCTTCTCGGTGTGACATCAATGTTGCGACCCAACGGGTCGATCTGGATCAGGTGAGCCTGGCCTACCAGAGCGTTGGCCGTGCCTCGGATCCGGCGCTGCTGCTGGTGATGGGCCTGGGTGGGCAGTTGATCCATTGGCCGGACGAAGTGGTGGTTGCCCTGTGCGAGCAGGGTTTTCGGGTGATCCGCTACGACAACCGCGACGTCGGGCTTTCCACCTGGCGCCAAGCCCCCGGCAGCGCCAACCTGACCTTCGAAGCCCTGCGCTACAAACTCGGCTTGCCCGTGGCCGCGCCTTATTCGTTGACCGACATGGCCGACGACGGACTGGGGTTGATGGATGCCTTGCAGGTGCAGAGCTTCCACGTATTGGGCGTGAGCATGGGCGGGATGATCGCCCAGCACATGGCCGCGATGGCGCCGCAGCGGGTCGAAAGCCTGACCCTGATCATGACCAGTTCCGGTGCCGAAGGCTTGCCCGCACCCAGCGCCGCGTTGGTGCAGTTGCTGTCGCGGCGCAGTGCGCCGAATCGCGAAGCGGCCCTGCAGCAACAGGCCGATCTGCTGGCCGCGTTGGGCAGCCCGATGGTGGTGGATGATCGCCAGGCATTGCTGCATCAGGCCGCCGTGGCCTATGACCGGGCCTTCAACCCCGAAGGCGTGAAGCGCCAGATCATGGCGATCATGGCCGAGCCGAGTCGGGTGGCCCTGCTCAATCAACTGCGGGTGCCGACCCTGGTGGTCCACGGTACCGCCGACCCTTTGCTGCCGGTGATGCACGGCGTGCATCTGGCGGCGCACATCCAAGGCAGCCAGTTGAAGCTGATCCCGGGCCTGGCCCATCGTTTCCAGGAGGCATTCAAGGCGCCGTTGCTGGGGGCCGTGTTGCCGTATCTGCAGCAGCACCGCGAGGACACGTCGCACTGGGCGCAGATCGAGCCGGTGCAGGCGCCGAATCTGCTTTGA